In a single window of the Manis pentadactyla isolate mManPen7 chromosome 14, mManPen7.hap1, whole genome shotgun sequence genome:
- the KLHL42 gene encoding kelch-like protein 42 — protein sequence MSAEEVVQIRLEDRCYPVSKRKLIEQSDYFRALYRSGMREALRPEAGGPEVQQLRGLSAPGLRLVLDFINAGGAREGWLLGPRGEQGGGVEEEDELDEAGLLAELVEAASFLQVTSLLRLLLSRVRLTNCLELYRLAQVYGLADLQDACLRFMAVHFHEVLCKPQFQLLGSPPPAPGDVSLKERLREARMTGTPVLVALGDFLGGPLAPHPYQGEPPSMLRYEEMTERWFPLANNLPPDLVNVRGYGSAILDNYLFIVGGYRITSQEISAAHSYNPCSNEWLQVASMNQKRSNFKLVAVNSKLYAIGGQAVSNVECYSPEQDSWNFVAPLPNPLAEFSACECKGKIYVIGGYTTRDRNMDILQYCPSSDIWTLFETCDVHIRKQQMVSVEETIYIVGGCLHELGPSRRSSQSEDMLTVQSYDTAARQWLYLKENTSKSGLNLTCALHNDGIYIMSRDVTLSTSLEHRVFLKYNIFSDSWEAFRRFPAFGHNLLVSSLYLPNKAET from the exons ATGTCGGCCGAGGAGGTGGTGCAGATCCGCCTGGAGGACCGCTGCTACCCGGTGAGCAAGAGGAAGCTGATCGAGCAGAGCGACTACTTCCGCGCGCTCTACCGCTCCGGCATGCGCGAGGCCCTGCGCCCGGAGGCCGGCGGCCCCGAAGTGCAGCAGCTGCGCGGCCTCAGCGCCCCGGGCCTGCGCCTGGTGCTGGACTTCATCAACGCCGGCGGCGCGCGCGAGGGCTGGCTGCTGGGCCCGCGCGGGGAGCAGGGCGGCGGCGTGGAGGAGGAGGACGAGCTGGACGAGGCGGGCCTGCTGGCCGAGCTGGTGGAGGCGGCCTCCTTCCTGCAGGTCACGTCCCTGCTGCGGCTGCTGCTCTCCCGGGTGCGGCTCACCAACTGCCTGGAGCTGTACCGTCTGGCTCAGGTGTACGGGCTGGCCGACCTGCAGGACGCCTGCCTGCGCTTCATGGCCGTGCACTTCCACGAGGTGTTGTGCAAGCCCCAGTTCCAGCTCCTGGGCTCCCCGCCTCCAGCCCCGGGGGATGTCAGCCTGAAGGAGAGGCTGAGAGAGGCCCGGATGACTGGGACTCCTGTCCTCGTGGCCCTGGGAGATTTCTTGGGGGGGCCCCTAGCCCCTCACCCCTACCAAGGGGAGCCCCCGTCCATGCTGAGGTATGAGGAGATGACCGAACGTTGGTTCCCACTAGCCAATAACCTTCCTCCCGACCTGGTGAATGTCAGGGGCTACGGGTCCGCTATCCTGGACAACTACCTCTTCATAGTGGGCGGGTACAGGATCACTAGCCAGGAGATCTCCGCGGCGCATTCCTACAACCCCTGCAGCAACGAGTGGCTCCAGGTGGCCTCCATGAACCAGAAGAG GTCTAACTTCAAACTTGTGGCTGTGAATTCCAAGCTCTATGCCATTGGTGGGCAGGCTGTTTCTAATGTTGAGTGTTACAGTCCTGAGCAGGATTCGTGGAATTTTGTGGCACCCTTACCGAATCCTCTGGCTGAGTTCTCTGCGTGTGAGTGTAAGGGGAAAATTTATGTCATCGGAGGCTATACCACCAGAG ACCGGAACATGGACATTCTGCAGTACTGCCCCTCTTCTGACATCTGGACGCTCTTTGAAACATGCGACGTCCACATTCGCAAGCAGCAGATGGTGTCTGTGGAGGAGACCATCTACATCGTGGGGGGGTGTCTCCATGAACTGGGGCCCAGCCGGAGGAGCAGCCAGAGCGAGGACATGCTCACCGTGCAGTCCTACGACACGGCCGCGCGGCAGTGGCTCTACCTCAAGGAGAACACGTCCAAATCGGGTCTGAACCTGACTTGCGCGCTTCATAATGACGGCATCTACATCATGAGCAGGGACGTGACCCTGTCAACCAGCTTGGAGCACCGAGTATTCCTCAAGTATAACATCTTTTCAGATAGTTGGGAAGCGTTTAGGCGTTTCCCAGCCTTTGGACACAACTTGCTGGTTTCCTCCCTTTATCTTCCCAATAAAGCAGAAACATGA